A genomic region of Bacillota bacterium contains the following coding sequences:
- a CDS encoding PspC domain-containing protein, protein MEVLLVERRLYRSVRDRMLGGVCGGLARYIGTDP, encoded by the coding sequence ATGGAGGTGTTGCTAGTGGAAAGGCGGCTGTACCGGTCCGTTCGTGACCGGATGTTGGGTGGAGTCTGCGGGGGCCTTGCGCGGTACATTGGAACTGATCCC